The Lycium barbarum isolate Lr01 chromosome 9, ASM1917538v2, whole genome shotgun sequence genome has a segment encoding these proteins:
- the LOC132609224 gene encoding uncharacterized protein LOC132609224 yields the protein MGSAVVAVFAAAFGPFLYHGQELQRGQAVLQDEIFKITHTRKEKNADGTYQWVEPRAERTWNEFQQHFGEFRATQPRTTQMTD from the exons ATGGGGAGTGCAGTTGTTGCTGTTTTTGCTGCTGCTTTTGGGCCTTTTCTTTATCATGGACAG GAGCTCCAGAGGGGTCAGGCGGTACTTCAAGATGAGATCTTCAAGATTACTCACACGAGGAAGGAGAAGAACGCTGATGGTACATACCAATGGGTTGAGCCAAGGGCTGAGCGAACTTGG AATGAATTTCAACAACACTTTGGGGAGTTTCGAGCCACTCAGCCACGTACCACGCAGATGACTGACTAG